A window of the Eulemur rufifrons isolate Redbay chromosome 6, OSU_ERuf_1, whole genome shotgun sequence genome harbors these coding sequences:
- the NHERF4 gene encoding Na(+)/H(+) exchange regulatory cofactor NHE-RF4: MKAAAGRAWDPSPAVSIHLPLPPCRKFKFNPKLGIDNPVLSLAEDQDPSDPWSLERPRFCLLSKEEGKSFGFHLQQERGRAGHVVCRVEPGTSAQHQGLQEGDRILGVNNDVVEHEDHVVVIRRIRASGPRVLLTVLAGHVHDVARAQHGDSAHLCPTLGPGVRPRLCHIVKDESGFGFSVTHGNQAPFWLVLSTGGAAERAGVPPGARLLEVNGVSVEKFTYKQLTRKLWQSGEQVTLLVAGPEVEEQCRQLGMPLAAPLAEGWALPTKPRYLHLEKGPQGFGFLLREEKGLDGRPGQFLREVDPGQPAEKAGMQAGDRLVAVAGESVEGLGHEETVSRIRAQGSHVSLIVVDPEADRFFSMVRLSPLLFLESTGAPACPQDTCSASLIETGDPPLADTAEPPGPLGSNQCILYPGPGGSYGFRLSCVARGPQLFVSQVTPGGSASRAGLQVGDVILEVNGDPVGEENVLERLQQLAEAEPPLCLKLAARSRQGWEAWIPPGCGEDWALASDLL, translated from the exons ATGAAGGCAGCTGCAG GTAGAGCCTGGGACCCAAGTCCAGCTGTCAGTATccaccttcctctgcctccttgcAGGAAGTTTAAGTTTAACCCAAAGCTGGGCATTGATAATCCTGTCCTCTCCTTGGCGGAAGACCAAGACCCCTCTG ACCCCTGGAGCCTGGAGCGGCCTCGCTTCTGTCTGCTGAGCAAAGAGGAGGGCAAGAGTTTTGGCTTCCACCTGCAGCAGgagcggggcagggcagggcatgtGGTGTGCAGGGTGGAGCCAGGCACCTCTGCCCAGCACCAGGGTCTCCAGGAAGGAGACCGGATCCTGGGGGTGAACAACGATGTCGTGGAACATGAAGACCACGTGGTG GTGATACGCCGCATCCGGGCCAGCGGTCCTCGGGTGTTGCTGACGGTCTTGGCGGGGCATGTGCATGATGTGGCCCGAGCTCAGCACGGGGACAGTGCCCACCTATGCCCTACCCTAGGCCCGGGGGTGCGGCCCCGGCTGTGCCACATAGTGAAAGATGAGAGTGGCTTTGGCTTCAGTGTCACCCACG gTAATCAGGCTCCTTTCTGGTTGGTGCTAAGTACTGGAGGAGCAGCTGAGCGGGCAGGGGTGCCCCCTGGGGCCCGACTGCTGGAAGTGAATGGGGTCAGTGTGGAGAAGTTCACTTACAAACAACTCACCAGGAAG CTTTGGCAGAGTGGAGAGCAAGTGACCTTGCTGGTGGCAGGGCCAGAGGTGGAGGAACAGTGTCGCCAGCTGGGAATGCCCCTGGCTGCACCCCTGGCAGAGGGCTGGGCACTGCCCACCAAGCCCCGCTATCTGCACCTAGAGAAAGGGCCCCAGGGCTTCGGGTTCCTGCTGCGGGAGGAGAAGGGCCTTGACGGTCGCCCTG GGCAGTTCCTGCGGGAGGTGGACCCTGGACAGCCAGCCGAGAAGGCCGGGATGCAGGCTGGGGACCGGCTGGTGGCTGTGGCTGGTGAGAGCGTGGAGGGGCTGGGCCACGAGGAGACAGTGTCCAGGATCCGGGCGCAGGGCTCCCATGTCTCCCTGATTGTCGTTGACCCTGAGGCAGACCGCTTCTTCAGCATG GTTCGCCTGTCCCCACTCCTCTTCTTGGAGAGCACAGGGGCTCCTGCCTGTCCCCAGGACACCTGCTCAGCCTCTCTGATTGAGACTGGGGACCCACCACTTGCAGACACAGCTGAACCTCCTGGCCCTCTGGGCTCCAACCAGTGCATCCTGTACCCTGGGCCTGGTGGCAGCTATGGCTTCCGACTCAGCTGTGTGGCCAGGGGGCCTCAGCTCTTCGTCTCCCAG GTGACTCCAGGTGGCTCAGCCTCCCGGGCAGGGCTGCAAGTGGGAGACGTGATTCTGGAGGTGAACGGGGATCCTGTGGGTGAAGAGAATGTCCTAGAAAGGCTTCAGCAGCTGGCTGAGGCCGAGCCACCCCTCTGCCTGAAGCTAGCAGCCAGATCCCGGCAGGGCTGGGAAGCCTGGATTCCCCCAGGCTGTGGAGAG GACTGGGCTCTGGCCTCAGATCTGCTGTAA